The DNA segment AAGTAGAGAACTTTCCAGAAGCGCATAATCCATCTTATAAACTTCAAATTGATTTTGGTGAAGAAATAGGTGTTTTAAAAACGTCTGCACAAGTAACTACTTTATACGCCAAAGATGATATAGAGGGCAAGCAGGTAATTGCCGTAGTCAATTTTCCTAAGAAACAAATAGCCAATTTTATGAGCGAATGCCTAATAATTGGAGCGGTTGATGGAAACGACGTGACGCTTTTAGAGCCAAATAGAACAGTTAAAAACGGGTTGCGAATTTCGTAAACCGTTTTTTATATTTCGCTATCCATCACATCGGTTACCACATAGTACCGTGGATCATCAACATTATCCTCAATAATAGTTTCAAACTCAGGATTTCGCTTGATTAAAAGAGCCTTACAGTCTCTGCTCAGGTGTTTAAACTTAATTTGTTTGCCTTGTGCTACATACTTATTGGCAAGGTTCCGTAATGCTTCTAC comes from the Marixanthomonas ophiurae genome and includes:
- a CDS encoding tRNA-binding protein, which translates into the protein MKNKLSWSDFEKVDMRVGTVLKVENFPEAHNPSYKLQIDFGEEIGVLKTSAQVTTLYAKDDIEGKQVIAVVNFPKKQIANFMSECLIIGAVDGNDVTLLEPNRTVKNGLRIS